The genomic region AGCCGTTCGTCGCTCAGCGCGGCCCGCTGCCGCTCTTCGGGGCTGCTTGCCTCGAGCCCGCGCAGCAGGGCGACGAGCTCGAGCACGTCGTCCCACGCCGCCGGCTCGCCGGCGCGCACCCCGGCGAGCCGCGCAAGCAGTCGCTCATCCCGCTCGATGCGCTCCCGTGTGCTCGCGACGAGCTCGTCCACGAGCGCAGCAGGCGCGAAGGCGGGGTCGTCGAGCGCGCGCCCGACGTCGGCGAGCGACAGTCCGAGCGACCGGAGGGATTCCACGTGGAAGAGCCGACGCAGATCGGCGTCGGAGTACTCGCGGTACCCTCCGGTCGTCCGGCCGCTCGGCTCGACCAGGCCGATCGCGTTGTAGTGCCGCAGCATCCGGGCGCTGATGCCCGTGCGCTTCGACACCTCGCCGATCAGCACGTCAGTCCCGCGGGGTCGGGGCGTTCGCCAGGGCGACGTGGCGCTTGGCCTCGTCGATCGCGGCGTCGAAGGCCTCGTCGGGGTTCTCGCGAAGTCGCCGCGTGGCCATGGCGTGGGCGCGTATGCGCGGGTCTGCATGCACTGCGGCCGTGTCCAGCGCGGCGTCGCCGGCATCCCCCAGCTCGACAAGCGCGCGGCTGAGGCTCAGGTGCACGTCGCGGTCGCCGCGACCCAGCTGCGCGGCGAGCGCTGCGGCGAGCGCCGACTCCGCGCCCGAGGGCACCAGACGCACCGCGGCGCGCCAGGCCGTCGTCGCCACCACGTCATCAGGATCGGCGATTGCGCCGGACGTGATCGCCGCCCATCCCCGAGCGTCGCCGATCTTCGACAGCGTGTGCAGCGCCTGGCTGCGCGCCTGCGGGCTCGCCGATGCCGCCTCGTCGACGAGCCGGGTCACGGTCCCGTCGGACGGATGCCGCAGCAGAGCCCAGGTCAGCATGTCGCGCACGAAGAAGTCCGGCTCGACGGCGCAGCGCTCCACGAGCGCGTCGACGTACGCGGGGTCCGGTGCGGTCCCTGCGGCGAGCGCAGCCTGCAGGCGTGCGGATGGCGCCTCGTGCGCGAGCGCGGCTCGCAGCCGGTCGGGCGCGGCCGGGGCGGACGAGGTCATGGTGTTCGTGGTCACGGTGGACACCTCCTGCCTCCACTCAAGACCTTGACACCGTGTGAAGGTCAAGTCCAGCATCCGGGGAATCGAGCGGCAGGCGCGACCGCCATCACCCGCAGTCACCGGCACGCCGACCCTCTGGCTGACGACCTCGCCCGGTGGGAAACTGAGGCTGTTCATCCGCTGACGAGGAGGTCACGATGAGTACGACAGCTGTCGACGAGGTGGAGCAACTGATCGCGGAATGGTCGGACGCCTACCGAGCACGGGATATCGACGCGCTGCTGCGAACGGCGATCGGCGACGATCTGCAGCTCGTCGGAACGGGCGCCGACGAGGTCCGGTTCGGGCTCGACGAGTTCCGCACCCAGGCGCTGCGGGACTTCTCGCAGGCCGATGAGGCCGCGTTCACGTTCACCAACATGCGCGTCACGACGGTCGGCGACGCCGCCTTCGCCTACTGCGACGTGGCGGTCGCCGGTTCCGCGGGCGGTCAGTCCTTCGAAATGTCGGGGCTCCGGATGACGGCGGGGCTCGTCCGAACGGACGACGGCTGGCGCTTCGTCCAGACGCACCTGTCCGCACCCGACAGCGCGCAGGCAGACGGGCAGTCGTTCGAAGGCTGACACGCCGGAGTGCCACCGGCGGATGGGGGCGTGCGCTACCGGTCGGCGAGAGCCACGTGACTCGCGCCGCGCTCCGCGTCCGCACGAGGGTCCGCCCGCATCCTTCGCCTTCCCGGCGCCCGTCTCGTCCACGCTAGCCCTGCCCCACCGATCCGGAGGTGAAAGCGAGCCCCGCCCCACGAGCCGCTGTGAGAGTGTTCCCCCATGGTTGTCACCGACGCTTCATCCGCGCACGAGCGGACCCGCGTCATCCGTCAAGAAGACCGGCCCGATGCAGACGCCGACCTCGCCCGCTCGGTCGAGCTGCTGCGCGCCGTGGCTGCGGGAGCGATCGCCGAGGACCGTGTCGTGCGCCTGTCGACGCCGGTGGCGACCGTCGCGATGAGCCGTCGCGAGAGTCGGCTCCCCGGGTTCGAGACCGCCGAGCGCCTGGCTCGCCTCCACGGCTTCGCCCCGGCGATCCGCCCCACCGGGGGGCGCGCCGTCGCCTATGACGAGACGTGCGTCGTCTTCGACATCGTCACGCGCGAGCACGGCGATGCGATCGACCAGGCGCGGTTCTTCCGCGAGATCGGCGATGCGCTCGCGCGGGCTCTGCGCAGTCTGGGCGTCGACGCCCGGGTCGGCGACGTGCCCGGCGAGTACTGCCCCGGCGAGTTCAGCATCAACGCACGCGGCGTCGTGAAGCTGATCGGCACGTCCCAGCGCGCCGTCCGCGGCGCGCGCCTGCTCAGCGGGATGGTGCCCCTCGGCGACGTGACGCGCTTCGCGGACGTCCTCACCCAGGTCAACGCGGCGCTCGACCTCGACTGGGATCCGGCGACGTTCGGCACCCTCGCCACCGAGGTGCCGGGCATCGACCGTCACGCGGTCGAGAACGCCATCGCCGCGGCGCTCGCGCACTAGCCGAGCGACGACTGCGGGCGGTCGCCCCCTGCCGCACCGGCCGGCGCGAGCCGCAGCGTCGTCGCCACCGCCTCCGCGGTCACCATCGACCGCGCGCCCGCCGCGCCGTACTTGCCCAGATAGGCCTCGTTCACGGCATCGGAGCGATCGCCGGCCACCGCGGTCACGCTCACGTCGAGCGGAACGCCCGACACCCGGATGCGGGCGCTGGACGAGCGCCGCGCCTGCCCGTACCAGCCGGTCTCTCGTCGGCGCCACGTGCGCACGTAGACACCGGCGTCGACGACGACGACCCAGATCGGCGTCCAGGGCCCGCACCCCCCGGCTGCGCGCAGCACGCAGATCTGCAGCTCGCGAAGGCCCGACAGGTGACGCAGCTCCTCGTCACTCCAGCGCCTCTCGGATGCATCGTCGCCCATGGTGGCCATTCTGCTCCGCCGCCCCGCGAAAGCTCCTCCGTGAGCGCGCTGGATTGCGGGCATGTAAAGCCCTTGTTTCTAATGTCTGATTTTCGGACATTAGCTGTCGAGGACTGCTAGAAAGTCCTCATGCAATCAGACCAGGGACGCCTCACCGGACTCGGCAGCGCCGAGCCGGCGGGCATCGGAATCATCGGCTGCGGCAACATCGCCGATCGCTACGTGACGGGTATGCGCCGCTTCGACACCCTCGAGATCGTCGGATGCGCCGACATCTTCCCGGCCGCAGCCGCCGCGCTCGCGGAGCGCTCCGGCATCCGCGCCTACGCATCGCCGGAGGAGCTGCTGGCCGACCCCGCGATCGACATCGTCGTCAACATCACGACACCGAATGCCCACGAGCAGGTCACGCTGGAGATCCTGCGCGCGGGCAAGCACGTGTACGTCGAGAAGCCGATCACCGTCGACCCGGCATCCGCTGCCGGAGTCCTCGACGCCGCCGCGGCCGCGGGCCTGCGCGTCGGCGCCGCTCCCGACACGTTCCTCGGCAGCACGTCGCAGACGGCGCGCGCGGCGATCGACGAGGGCCTCATCGGTGACGTCATCGGCGCCGTGGCCTGCATCCGCTACTCCCGTGCCGAGGAATGGCACCCGGACCCCACCTTCCTCTTCCAGGAGGGCGGTGGACCGTCGCTCGACCTCGGGCCCTACTACGTCTCGGCGCTCGTGAACCTCCTCGGCCCCGTCTCCGAGGTCAGCGCGTTCAGCCGCATCGGCGCCCCGACGCGCACCGTGACGGCTTCGGAGCGGCGCGTGGACTCGGTGGAGGTCACCGTGCCCACGCACGCATCCGCCTCGCTGCGCTTCGCCGGCGGCGCCGTCGTCACCCTGATCTCGAGCTTCGACATCTGGGACACCGACATCCCGTTCATCGAGCTGCACGGCACGAAGGGCGCCCTGCAGATGGGCGACCCGAACGAGTACGACACCGAGGTGCGCGTGCGCCTGCACTCCGACGACGACTGGCGCACGCTGCCGCCGGCCTTCCCCCTCACGGGCGAGCCGGGCACGCCCGAGCAGATCCTCCGCGGCATCGGCGTGGACGACCTCGTCGGCGCGCTGCGCGGCGGCCCGCACCGCGCGAGCGGCGAGCTGGCGCTCCACGTGCTCGAGGTGCTCGCCGCGATCGACCGCTCCAGCGCCGAGCACAGCGTGATCAGCATCGCCTCGTCCGCAGAGCGCCCCGCCCCCGTCCGTGACACCACCCTCGCAGAGGAGCTCGCATTTTGACCGTCAACATCGGCCTTCAGCTGTTCTCGGTCCGGCAGTCCCTCGCCGCCGACCCGTGGGGCACGCTCGAGAAGCTCGCCGCCCTCGGCTTCCGCACCCTCGAGGCGGCAAACCACTCCGCACGCACCGACCCGGGCGTCGGCTTCGGCGTCGACGCGGCGAGCCTGCGCGATCGCCTCGCCGACCTCGGCATGAGCATCGTGGGCTGCCACATCAACCCGCTCGACGTCGACATCCTCCCGCGCGCGCTGGACTACCAGGCCGAGCTCGGGAACCTCCAGTTCGGCTGCGACATCGAGTTCTACCCGTACGGCGACCGGGACTACGTGCTGCGCCGCGCCGAGATCTTCAATCAGGTGGGCGCCCTCGCCGCCGAGCGTGGCATGCGGTTCTACTACCACAACCACTTCCAGGAGTTCCAGCGGTTCGGCGACGACCTCGTCTACGACCTGATCCTCGAGAACACCGATCCCGACCTGGTCAAGCTCGAGCTCGACACGTACTGGATCTACCGGGGCGGACACGACCCGATCGAGTGGATGCGCAAGTGCGCCGACCGAGTGGTGCTGTCGCACCAGAAGGATTTCCCGGCCGACGCGCCGCAGCCCCTCAACCTCTTCGACGGCGTCATCTCCCCGACGGAGAACATCACGCAGGAGGTCTTCGAGGGCCGGAAGGATCCGCTCTGCTTCACCGAGATCGGCACCGGCATCCTCCCCATCCAGGACATCCTCGACGAGGTCGCGACCCTCCCCTCGTTCGACTACATGTTCCTCGAGCAGGACCACACGCAGCTCTCCGAACTCGACTCCGTCGCGCAGAGTCGCACCGCCTTCACGTCCCGCTTCAGCGGCGTGACCTGGGAGCCCCGGGCCGACGGCTAGCACCCCCGTGCGTCCGCGCACCCCTCCGACCACGCGGGTATCCCGCCGCGTGCCCCAGAAGTACCATCCAAGAAAGGACACCATCATGCACAGCAGGTCCCCCCGGCCGCGCACCTTCATGGCCGCCACGGCCGGAATCGCCGCCCTGACCGTGGTCCTCGCCGGCTGCGGTCGCGCCGATGCCCCTGAAGACGCCGCCTCGCCTCAGGCGATCGACGACGCCCCCGCGACGGGCACGATCGAGATCTGGGCCGCCGGCGGCGACGGCGAGCAGCTCCCCGAGATGTTCGACCTGTTCCAGGAGCAGAACCCGGACGTCGAGATCAACATGACCCAGGTTCCCGAGGACGACTTCGTGGCGAAGATGACCGCCGCGATCTCGGGCGGATCCGTGCCCGACCTCGTGTACCTGTTCACCGAGTTCCAGCCGACGCTTCTGGACACCGGCGGCTTCAGCCCCGTTCCCAGCGGTCTCGTCGACGATGCGGCGTTCTTCGACACCGCCTGGGATGCCTCGGTCGTCGACGGCGTCGCCTACGGCGTGCCGTGGTACACCTACGCCCGCCCGTTCATCATCCGCACGGACCTGACCGAGGCGGCCGGCGCCGAGGTTCCCACCGACTGGGACGGCCTGCGCGCGTGGGCCGAGACGCTGCAGGACTCGGGTGTGGAGACCCCGCTCGACCTCGTCATCCCCTTCAACCAGTACACGTCGCTGCAGTTCGACATGTTCGCCCACCAGGCCGGCGGCGGACTCATCAGCGACGACCTCAGCGCGTGGACGATCAACGACCCCGCCAACGTCGAGGCGCTCGAGTTCTGGGGCTCCCTGTACGCCGACGGCCTCGCGTCGCCCGATGAGCCGGTCACGATGGACTGGGTGTCGTACCTGTCCAGCGGGCGATCGGCCGGCCTCTACAACGGACCGTGGTTCCGCGGCTGGCTCGTCGACGCGAACAGCGCCGAGTGGGTGGACGAGAACATCGCCCTCATCGAGCCGCCCGCCGGCCCCGACGGCGGGCGTGCCGCGCAGGTCGGTGGCGGCAACTGGGCGGTCCCCGTCGACGCGGCCAACCCCGACGCCGCGTGGAAGTTCGCGCG from Microbacter sp. GSS18 harbors:
- a CDS encoding DUF2255 family protein; protein product: MGDDASERRWSDEELRHLSGLRELQICVLRAAGGCGPWTPIWVVVVDAGVYVRTWRRRETGWYGQARRSSSARIRVSGVPLDVSVTAVAGDRSDAVNEAYLGKYGAAGARSMVTAEAVATTLRLAPAGAAGGDRPQSSLG
- a CDS encoding sugar phosphate isomerase/epimerase, producing the protein MTVNIGLQLFSVRQSLAADPWGTLEKLAALGFRTLEAANHSARTDPGVGFGVDAASLRDRLADLGMSIVGCHINPLDVDILPRALDYQAELGNLQFGCDIEFYPYGDRDYVLRRAEIFNQVGALAAERGMRFYYHNHFQEFQRFGDDLVYDLILENTDPDLVKLELDTYWIYRGGHDPIEWMRKCADRVVLSHQKDFPADAPQPLNLFDGVISPTENITQEVFEGRKDPLCFTEIGTGILPIQDILDEVATLPSFDYMFLEQDHTQLSELDSVAQSRTAFTSRFSGVTWEPRADG
- a CDS encoding extracellular solute-binding protein — translated: MHSRSPRPRTFMAATAGIAALTVVLAGCGRADAPEDAASPQAIDDAPATGTIEIWAAGGDGEQLPEMFDLFQEQNPDVEINMTQVPEDDFVAKMTAAISGGSVPDLVYLFTEFQPTLLDTGGFSPVPSGLVDDAAFFDTAWDASVVDGVAYGVPWYTYARPFIIRTDLTEAAGAEVPTDWDGLRAWAETLQDSGVETPLDLVIPFNQYTSLQFDMFAHQAGGGLISDDLSAWTINDPANVEALEFWGSLYADGLASPDEPVTMDWVSYLSSGRSAGLYNGPWFRGWLVDANSAEWVDENIALIEPPAGPDGGRAAQVGGGNWAVPVDAANPDAAWKFARFMSEPENQLHWYEIFGNLPAVESVWDEPEIADNAVLAPIRDSISVGVTVPKVPTWGEVGEVVAEAMERVARGQAEPQEALDQAQAQAEAIGVGD
- a CDS encoding nuclear transport factor 2 family protein, giving the protein MSTTAVDEVEQLIAEWSDAYRARDIDALLRTAIGDDLQLVGTGADEVRFGLDEFRTQALRDFSQADEAAFTFTNMRVTTVGDAAFAYCDVAVAGSAGGQSFEMSGLRMTAGLVRTDDGWRFVQTHLSAPDSAQADGQSFEG
- a CDS encoding Gfo/Idh/MocA family oxidoreductase, yielding MQSDQGRLTGLGSAEPAGIGIIGCGNIADRYVTGMRRFDTLEIVGCADIFPAAAAALAERSGIRAYASPEELLADPAIDIVVNITTPNAHEQVTLEILRAGKHVYVEKPITVDPASAAGVLDAAAAAGLRVGAAPDTFLGSTSQTARAAIDEGLIGDVIGAVACIRYSRAEEWHPDPTFLFQEGGGPSLDLGPYYVSALVNLLGPVSEVSAFSRIGAPTRTVTASERRVDSVEVTVPTHASASLRFAGGAVVTLISSFDIWDTDIPFIELHGTKGALQMGDPNEYDTEVRVRLHSDDDWRTLPPAFPLTGEPGTPEQILRGIGVDDLVGALRGGPHRASGELALHVLEVLAAIDRSSAEHSVISIASSAERPAPVRDTTLAEELAF